CCAATCAGCAGGTGCCAATCATTGTGGTTTCTGGGTATGCAGATTCTTACTCCGAGGCAATTAAGACCGATGCATGGAGTCATGTCTTCACTCTTGATAAGCCCCTTGAGCAAGATCGCTTCCATCGCGTGATCACATTCGCGGTGGGGCAAAAGATGAGACAAGGGGCCTGAGCCCACCAAAGGTCTGAGCATTTTCGAAAGTCATTGATATAATTAGATGATGCTTATATGTTCTAAGGTTTACCACCAATTAGTACGATAGTCTGCCCGTGAATAAGACTTGTGTGAGATGTTTCGAAGGGAGACGATCGATGGCTAAGGTGTGGAGCCTCATCGCATTTGCCGTCAGCTTTGCAGCGAGCAGTATAACTTTACAGGCAGAGACCTATATTGAAGAGCGGGTCGGTGAGAAACTGCCGCCTGTGATTCAGTATAGCCCCGAAAATGGTGTTCTCTCACTGATTGAATCGAACTTTTTCCTCAACCACCGCCCCGGAAAGTTATCTAAGACTAACCGCGATGCTGTTCGCCGTTACGAGCGCTTGGCCAAACGCTACGGTTCATTGATCCAAGATGCCAATAAAGCAACTCAAGGGAAGCTAGAAACCGCTTTTGAAGAGGCGGTCGATGTGTACATCTTTTTCCTAAAAAGCGACTACATCAGCCAGCATGAAGACAAAATGGAAAAACTTCGGGATATGATCTACAAACTTGGAGAATGGGTTTACCTAAAAGAAAAAGAGCCCATGAAGCGGAACTATGTTCATACCCTCTATTTGTCAACAGGTTTGAGTCAGCCAGCCTACCTAGGCGATGCGGTGGCGAAGCTTGCTGACAAGCAAAAAGATGCTCCCTCTCAGTTTCGCAGCTCCATAGATATTTTGATCTACTACAACCTTAGTTCGTCATCTAGTACAGCTAAATCAGCAAGGATGATCTTCAATAAGAAGACTAAGTTAGATCGCTATGAAAAGGCCATCGTGGCTCTTATCGATATCGAAAGACGTCTGGAAGTTGGGGAAGATCTCATCTCTGGAGGTAAAGGTCTCGATAAGATGAATCAGCGACTCCTAGCGATCAACCGTAGCACTCAAGGGATACGAGCGCCGGGCCTTCGCTGGCGGATCAATCATACCATACTATACCTTTGGTTACGTTTGCAGAAATCAGTTGACTGGCGTCGTGCACCTTTGGTGGAAGTGCGAGAGGGAGGCAAGCAGCTTATCGCTCCACTTATCGAACGAATCATCCTTGAAGAGGTCCAGGACGGACAGCTGCGTAAGGGGCTGCTCACCTATAAAAACCTTTCCAATGCGTTCCGGTCCTCTCCTGTAGCTGTGAAGCTAGACTTCAGGTACCTTCAGATCGCACAAATGTTAAACGATAAAAATAAGCGATATGAAGACTTGGCCCTTGTGTATAACGAACTGGTGAAGCGCTATGAGAAACCGAACCCTCAGTATCAAAAAATCTCCCAGTCAGCTTCCAGGAAGATATTTTTAAGTTACCGAAAAATGATACGAGATTTGCAAGATAAGGCGATCGAGTCTAAAGATGTTGCGCTTAGAAAACGAGCAATGCTCCTTTCCCGAGAGTTTACCAACATTTTTAAAAGTCTCCGCAAGGATATTCTAGAGGTGAAGAAGAACTTAGCGCAGCTGTATTCGATTCTTGGTTTGCATAAAGAAGCTGTAGCTGAGTTTATTGATCTTGCGAGAGAGGACCCGCTCACCTTTTACCGAAAGGCTTCAGATTCGCAAAGGGTCTTGGCAAATTGGCCTCCGCAACCACCTTGGGGCAAGTTACCTGCAGGAAATAAGGCAGAGAGAGTAACCCTGATCAAGATTTATAGCGCTATAGTTGGAGCCCAAGCCAAGGCCCAGCAAAATATTAGCTGGGCTGATCTTGGTCACCTGGGGCTGCTGTATCGTGTTACAGGTCAGTTTAGTAATGCAGAGGTTCTCTGGAGTAAGGCTTTACCAAGTGCTGAGCCAGGAACAGACGCGAACGGTGCAGCTGGTTTGCTTTTAGCCGCTTATTTTAAGCAAAAACGCTGGACCGATTTTATCAACCTTACTCGCTTGTGCGAGGTGCGAAAGATATTACCTACTTTAGAACAACAAGTTCTCGATATGAAGAAGTTTTATCAAGTCGCCCTGATCAATCGGGCTCAGGTGTATTCTAAAGAGAAAAAATACAAAGAGGCTATTGTCGATTTGGAAGAGGTGGTTGAAAAGTATCCTAATGACCCCAAAAGGCAAAATATTCTGGTGGAGGTTGCACGTCTCTATCAACGCCTCGGAGAGTTGACGAAGGCACTTGTCACTGTTCGAAATCTTGTAGATCAGTATCCCAACAGTGCTGTGTCTAAGGCTATGATTCTGGAAGCAGGTGCCTGGGGAAGGGACTCTAAAGACTTTGATATATTGGAAAAGACCTCCGAACTCTACCGAATCTATATTGATAATTTTCCAAACGATCCTAAGCTGACCGAAGCTCGCTACGAGCGTGCTAAGATCCTAATTGCCCTAAAGCAGTATACACTGGCGGCGAAACACCTGCGCGATCACGCTCTGGACAAGAGAGCTACGACGAAGGAGCGGGTGCGGTCGGCACTAACCTACGTGAATTTGGAAAGGCTTTACGGGGAAGGCAATAAGGCCATCAGTGATGTGATTCCTGTGATCAAGCTGGCCCGTATTGAGTTTGGTGAGGAAAATTATGTCTTGGCTCACACCATACTGGCTCAGGCCGCTACTGAGAAATTAGCGATTCAAGATATGAAGCGAGAAGAGCAAATCTTGATGCAGTATGTGGAGAAATACAAAGAAGTTGGTGAAGCCCTCGGCTTCTTGAGATTTTCATTGGCTGAGCACTATGAGTACGAAGTTCCCTTTCCAAATCGGCCCTTTGGCATCGAGGAGTTTCGGCCTCAAATTGAATCAATCTATAAGGTGTTTCAAACGATAAAAACCGCCTATGAGAGAGTTTGTACACCTAAGGAAAATAAATATTGTCAGAATGCCTACGAAAGGCTTAAACAATTTGGCCAGGATTCCCTAGACGCCATAGGTGCTGTGGAGCTATCTGGAAATATCCAACAGTCTATGGAAAAGGTTCTTCGGGACTTCCAGCAGGAATTTCTCCAAAAGGTAGAAAAAGATAAGTCGAAGTTCGACGACCTTGCTGATAAATATCGAATCCGAAATGAGAGGCTCGAAGAAGGCTCATAGCAGGCCGCCTCTATTGGGTGGCATATGCTGTCGAGTCTGATTTAAAAGGTCCAAGATCAGTGCTTGCTGTATTAAAAACGTAGTGTAGTCCCTGAATGCCAGGGACTTACTGGAGACCTAAAGCTCTGGCAATCTTCATCATCAGGTCTGTGTAATCAATTGGCTTGGGGCAGGTATCGGCAAATCCAGCATCGAGATATTGCTTGGTTTCTCCAATGTCGGGATTGCCGCTGACGGCAATCAGTGGGATAGCCTCGGTTTTGGGATCTGCTTTAAGGTCGCGAGCAATCTCAATTCCGTCTTTTCCAGGGAGTTTTATATCGAGGAGAATAATATCTGGCTGACTCCGATCTAAAGCCTCCGGCAGACCCTCCGCGGACCCACAACTGGAAATCTCAAAGCCCAGCATCTCTAGTCGCTCTTCAATAATTGATAGGATATCGAAATCATCCTCTACAATAAGAACTCGGCTCAAGCCCACCTCCTTATATCACCCTATTATTATCTAACATCCCTCGCCATTCGTCGAGTCACCCTTAGATTTCATCATAGGCTGGCAAAATTCCCTAAGAATTCTAAGAGTGGCAACTTTCCAGCCGATAATGGAGATAGTGGTTATTAGGATAGAATTGCTCTGATAATCGACGATTTTGAAGAGTTTAGAATCTCAGCCATACCTGTTGGAGCATCTCCACCTCGAATATTGACTATGGTCTGTGATCAGCGTAAGGGCAGAGAATGAGTCTCAAAGAGTACAAAACGAAAAGGCGATTCGACGAGACCCCTGAGCCAGACGATCGTGATTTAGTACCATCATCCAATGAGAGTCGATTTGTTATTCAATGTCATGATGCGACGCGTTTGCATTACGACGTTCGACTTCAGATTGGTGATGTTTTAAAGAGTTGGGCGGTACCCAAAGGCCCTTCTCTGAACCCGTCCGATCAACAACTTGCAGTTTTTGTTGAAGACCATCCACTGGCCTATGCTGACTTTGAAGGTGTGATCCCCCCGGGGAACTACGGAGCAGGAACGGTAATGATTTGGGATGAGGGCACCTATCAAGAACGCTCCTTTCCGGAACCAGGTCGTGCTAGGGAGGTTATGGAGAACGCGCTAAATACCGGCCATATAACGGTGGTTCTAAAGGGGAAGAGGGTGCAGGGTGAGTTCGCCTTGATTCGAATCAAGCAAACAAAAAACTGGTTGCTAGTAAAGAAATGGGACCAATTCGCCAGCACTAAACGCCAAAATTGGCCAATGACATCGATTCGTTCTGGTCGCGATTTTTCCCAGTTGGCAGCCTCTGACCAGGTGTGGCAAGGAGCAGGAGAGAGGACGGAGCGCCAGGAAAAAGAGAGTCCTTACCCACAACCGGCCAGGGCATCGGAAATTTGGGAGTCTGTGGCGAAGGCCTCAGATGGTAAGATGCTGATGATTCCACAAAAGAGAGAGCGCTTGCAGAGCCACGAGCACTGGATCATGCAGCCAAATTGGGCGGGCAAGAGGTACTTGCTCAGCTTTCATCACGGTCGGCCTAAACTTGTGAGCAAAGGAGGCTTAGATCATACCACTCGTTACAAAGACTTGATTCGTAACCTAAAAGGGCAATTAAGTCAGGGAATTCTCGATTGCGTCCTGTCGCCAGAAATAGTCGATGGTTTGATTGTCTACGATCTAGTGGCTCTTGATGGTAAGCTTTGGGTTCATCAAACCTACGAAAATCGTCAGACAGCACTGAAGCCCTTGATCGATTCATGCAGTCACCTGTATTTTCCACGGGAAGTACGGGGGCAAACAGAGCTTTTTCGCCATTACTACATGTATGGCTCCTATGTAGCTGGAGTTAGTCACCAGGTCCTGCTGGGTTTCAAGGAGGGCCATGAGGAGCCGGAATTGAAGGTGGGCTCGGCTGCTCATCAGCACGA
This is a stretch of genomic DNA from Pseudobacteriovorax antillogorgiicola. It encodes these proteins:
- a CDS encoding tetratricopeptide repeat protein translates to MAKVWSLIAFAVSFAASSITLQAETYIEERVGEKLPPVIQYSPENGVLSLIESNFFLNHRPGKLSKTNRDAVRRYERLAKRYGSLIQDANKATQGKLETAFEEAVDVYIFFLKSDYISQHEDKMEKLRDMIYKLGEWVYLKEKEPMKRNYVHTLYLSTGLSQPAYLGDAVAKLADKQKDAPSQFRSSIDILIYYNLSSSSSTAKSARMIFNKKTKLDRYEKAIVALIDIERRLEVGEDLISGGKGLDKMNQRLLAINRSTQGIRAPGLRWRINHTILYLWLRLQKSVDWRRAPLVEVREGGKQLIAPLIERIILEEVQDGQLRKGLLTYKNLSNAFRSSPVAVKLDFRYLQIAQMLNDKNKRYEDLALVYNELVKRYEKPNPQYQKISQSASRKIFLSYRKMIRDLQDKAIESKDVALRKRAMLLSREFTNIFKSLRKDILEVKKNLAQLYSILGLHKEAVAEFIDLAREDPLTFYRKASDSQRVLANWPPQPPWGKLPAGNKAERVTLIKIYSAIVGAQAKAQQNISWADLGHLGLLYRVTGQFSNAEVLWSKALPSAEPGTDANGAAGLLLAAYFKQKRWTDFINLTRLCEVRKILPTLEQQVLDMKKFYQVALINRAQVYSKEKKYKEAIVDLEEVVEKYPNDPKRQNILVEVARLYQRLGELTKALVTVRNLVDQYPNSAVSKAMILEAGAWGRDSKDFDILEKTSELYRIYIDNFPNDPKLTEARYERAKILIALKQYTLAAKHLRDHALDKRATTKERVRSALTYVNLERLYGEGNKAISDVIPVIKLARIEFGEENYVLAHTILAQAATEKLAIQDMKREEQILMQYVEKYKEVGEALGFLRFSLAEHYEYEVPFPNRPFGIEEFRPQIESIYKVFQTIKTAYERVCTPKENKYCQNAYERLKQFGQDSLDAIGAVELSGNIQQSMEKVLRDFQQEFLQKVEKDKSKFDDLADKYRIRNERLEEGS
- a CDS encoding response regulator, with the protein product MSRVLIVEDDFDILSIIEERLEMLGFEISSCGSAEGLPEALDRSQPDIILLDIKLPGKDGIEIARDLKADPKTEAIPLIAVSGNPDIGETKQYLDAGFADTCPKPIDYTDLMMKIARALGLQ
- the ligD gene encoding non-homologous end-joining DNA ligase, with translation MSLKEYKTKRRFDETPEPDDRDLVPSSNESRFVIQCHDATRLHYDVRLQIGDVLKSWAVPKGPSLNPSDQQLAVFVEDHPLAYADFEGVIPPGNYGAGTVMIWDEGTYQERSFPEPGRAREVMENALNTGHITVVLKGKRVQGEFALIRIKQTKNWLLVKKWDQFASTKRQNWPMTSIRSGRDFSQLAASDQVWQGAGERTERQEKESPYPQPARASEIWESVAKASDGKMLMIPQKRERLQSHEHWIMQPNWAGKRYLLSFHHGRPKLVSKGGLDHTTRYKDLIRNLKGQLSQGILDCVLSPEIVDGLIVYDLVALDGKLWVHQTYENRQTALKPLIDSCSHLYFPREVRGQTELFRHYYMYGSYVAGVSHQVLLGFKEGHEEPELKVGSAAHQHDEPSTEASFILPEPQVYRGKARLSHGDRVYWPERRIKKAHVFDYYLQVAPYIIPHIKDRPLSLVRYPQGVMGQGFFQKDMTGFLPRYLETYPWRSSRSSKTINYALCQNLDSLLYLANLGTIEINPWMSTIHELDKPKLVYIDLDPHGRPFQDTYRVAELVKKLLDEIGVVSGIKTSGRSGLHIGIPLGQNHSYEQARDFCLSVCTLVEEQLPDICTLERNPNKRRGRLYLDCYQNARGQTIVAPYSLRPTPDASVSCPLLWDELVPDLRAGDLNLVSVRDRLKSRGEPWADLLSLANDLETARHRLKDVKP